TCGGTGATCCTTTCCCCTTGTACTCATTCTATGGGGGCGGAAACGGAAGTAGTTAGGAAATATCCAGAGGTCGATCGAGTCCAGTCGCCAGAAAACTTCTTTAATTTTCTTTTCTGGGGAAAAACCGCCGATAATTGGGATTGGCACTCCAAGGGCATCGTTTTATTTTTAGGGGGCGATCAATTTTTTGCCCTCACCATCGGTAAACGTTTGGGTTATCGCACGATTATCTATGCGGAATGGGAAGCGCGTTGGTATCGGGGGATCGATCGCTTTGCCGTAATGAATACAAGTGTATTAAATAATATTCCCCAACAATATCAGCATAAATTTACTGTTATCGGCGATTTAATGGTGGATTTGCCCAATGCTATCACCCCGGATGATGCTACCTTAATTGCACTTCTCCCGGGTTCTAAACCCTCGAAATTAGCCCAGGGTGTACCCCTAACCCTAGCCATTGCCGAAAACATACACGCGCAGAATCCCCGGACTAAATTTTTAATTCCCGTCGCTCCTACCCTAAATTTAGCTTATTTGGCGAAATTTGCCGATCCTAGCTATAATCCGATGATCACTAAAACCGGTTGGAGTGCTGCTAAATTAAAAAACGGTGAAAAACCCTATCTAGAAACAGCTAAGGGGGTAAAAGTTGACCTAATTACCGATTTTCCCGCCCATAACCAGCTTTCTCGCTGTCATTTAGCTTTAACGACGGTGGGTGCTAATACTGCCGAATTAGGGGCGCTGGCAATCCCGATGATTATTTTACTACCGACTCAGCAACTAGACGCGATGCGAACTTGGGACGGTTTACCCGGTTTATTAGCTCAACTGCCAGGGGTGGGTTCTTTATTTGCTAAGATAATTAATCTCTATATGTTGCGGAAAAAGCGTTTATATGCTTGGCCAAATATTTGGGCTGGTGCCGAAATTGTTCCGGAATTATTAGGGGAATTACAACCAGAGGAAGTAGCAAATATGGCTATATCTTGGTTAGAAAATCCCGAACAATTAGAGGCTATCCGGCAAAAATTGCGGGCAGTGCGCGGGCAACCAGGAGCAGTGGATAAGTTAGTATCTATTATTGCCGAACAACTGTCTAGTTTCTAATCAATCAGAGAATTAAGCTTGTTGGTAGTGAGGATCAATTGCGATTAATTTATTAACAGTTTGATAGAATTCCTGCTGATAAAATTCCCGTTGATTACTGTCGAGAGCATTAATTAATTGTTCTTGACAGTAGCGACGATATTCCATTAAACTAATTTTTTCCATAGCTATAATGGCATCTTTAATTTGTTCTTCTGG
This portion of the Microcystis aeruginosa NIES-2549 genome encodes:
- a CDS encoding lipid-A-disaccharide synthase, translating into MFDSPVDLLILSNGPGEISTWVRPVVKRLRQNLTEDRSRLRISVILSPCTHSMGAETEVVRKYPEVDRVQSPENFFNFLFWGKTADNWDWHSKGIVLFLGGDQFFALTIGKRLGYRTIIYAEWEARWYRGIDRFAVMNTSVLNNIPQQYQHKFTVIGDLMVDLPNAITPDDATLIALLPGSKPSKLAQGVPLTLAIAENIHAQNPRTKFLIPVAPTLNLAYLAKFADPSYNPMITKTGWSAAKLKNGEKPYLETAKGVKVDLITDFPAHNQLSRCHLALTTVGANTAELGALAIPMIILLPTQQLDAMRTWDGLPGLLAQLPGVGSLFAKIINLYMLRKKRLYAWPNIWAGAEIVPELLGELQPEEVANMAISWLENPEQLEAIRQKLRAVRGQPGAVDKLVSIIAEQLSSF